A stretch of the Arthrobacter sp. PAMC 25486 genome encodes the following:
- a CDS encoding ABC transporter permease subunit, with product MAFGAKFRRDRSLLIMVLPAVVLLLAFVYLPLLGNIIAFMDYVPFIPIEQSPLIGLANFEKLFANPAFWNAVSNTLQLTVLQLLLYFPVPIALALYINSLAIPVVRRFLQSVIYLPHFLSWVIVVAFFQQILGGSGAISQVLIQNDAPGLDVLTNPDIFKLLLTSQIIWKDAGWGTIIFIAALASIDESLYESAAIDGAGTWHRFWHVTLPGIRPIIVLLLILRLGDSRTPDTLG from the coding sequence GTGGCGTTCGGAGCCAAGTTCCGCCGGGACCGTTCACTGCTCATTATGGTATTGCCTGCTGTGGTGCTGTTGCTTGCGTTTGTTTACCTTCCACTACTCGGCAACATTATCGCGTTTATGGATTACGTACCGTTCATTCCGATTGAGCAGTCGCCCCTGATTGGTTTGGCAAACTTTGAAAAGTTGTTCGCGAATCCGGCGTTTTGGAATGCAGTTTCAAATACATTGCAACTCACAGTCCTTCAGTTGTTACTTTACTTTCCGGTGCCGATCGCACTGGCACTGTATATAAACAGCCTAGCTATTCCAGTTGTGCGGCGATTTTTGCAGTCAGTAATTTACCTTCCTCATTTCCTTTCCTGGGTAATTGTAGTGGCATTCTTCCAGCAAATCTTGGGCGGAAGTGGCGCAATCAGTCAGGTTCTTATCCAGAATGATGCACCTGGACTGGATGTCTTGACGAATCCGGATATATTTAAATTGCTTCTGACGTCCCAGATTATTTGGAAGGATGCTGGATGGGGAACGATCATCTTTATCGCTGCCCTGGCTTCCATTGATGAATCGCTGTACGAGTCTGCGGCCATCGATGGCGCGGGGACATGGCATCGTTTCTGGCATGTGACTCTGCCTGGTATTCGGCCCATCATCGTATTGCTACTCATTCTTCGTCTGGGTGACTCCAGGACTCCGGACACGCTCGGGTGA
- a CDS encoding carbohydrate ABC transporter permease, protein MMQQTLSKKLRIASEARPAWAGRPTIWGSTLRGVAFLILCVLVLFPFLVVVSTSIATQEALDANGGFVIFPTDVSFQAYDQIFNGGVVTRALLVSAGVTLTGTAISLLTTVLAAYGLSRTGSLFQKPLLTIVLLTFLFAPGIIPLYLMVKQLGLLNNYWALILPVAVNAFNLVIVRGFFMNIPKELLEAARIDGASEWRTLFQIVMPLSKGVIAVIGLFYAVSYWNAFFSSMLYLNDSTMWPLQLVLRTYVLQATPLVSDTMMALPPMQSVQMAVVVIAVVPIVAVYPFLQRHLSKGVLTGAVKG, encoded by the coding sequence ATGATGCAGCAAACACTTTCAAAAAAACTTCGGATTGCATCCGAGGCGCGTCCTGCGTGGGCGGGCCGGCCTACGATTTGGGGATCGACGCTTCGCGGAGTTGCCTTCTTAATACTGTGCGTATTGGTTCTATTTCCCTTCCTCGTTGTCGTTTCGACCTCAATTGCAACGCAGGAAGCGCTTGACGCTAACGGTGGATTTGTAATATTTCCAACAGACGTATCATTCCAGGCATATGACCAGATATTCAACGGTGGAGTAGTCACTAGGGCGCTACTTGTTAGCGCAGGCGTGACACTAACCGGAACAGCGATCAGTTTGCTGACGACCGTATTGGCTGCATACGGACTGAGCAGGACGGGATCACTCTTTCAGAAACCTCTCCTAACCATCGTTTTGCTCACCTTTCTGTTTGCGCCCGGAATTATCCCCTTGTACCTAATGGTCAAGCAACTTGGTCTGCTGAACAATTACTGGGCCTTGATTTTGCCCGTTGCGGTTAATGCTTTCAACTTGGTCATAGTTCGTGGATTCTTCATGAATATTCCAAAAGAGCTTTTGGAGGCAGCCCGAATCGACGGTGCAAGTGAGTGGCGTACCCTATTTCAGATCGTTATGCCACTGTCAAAGGGTGTGATAGCAGTAATTGGATTGTTTTATGCAGTAAGTTATTGGAACGCATTTTTCTCCTCAATGCTCTATCTGAACGACTCCACCATGTGGCCGTTACAACTAGTTCTCCGAACGTACGTTTTGCAAGCAACACCGCTAGTGTCCGACACCATGATGGCGCTGCCACCAATGCAGTCAGTGCAAATGGCGGTTGTTGTTATCGCAGTTGTCCCAATTGTTGCCGTGTATCCGTTCCTTCAGCGTCACCTAAGTAAGGGTGTTTTGACGGGTGCGGTAAAGGGTTAA
- a CDS encoding hydroxyacid dehydrogenase, which produces MGPSRLIGAYAIGEQHFDAVFPQNVRDRISARLEMTHERTDPRLQADNSLVEVLITGWGAPYLDEEALKSLPKLRFVMHAAGSPRPIMSQAAWDRGIRVVTAAAANAIPVADFTAGQVQYALKGGWRKVLQSRALQKPTFSTGTRGVTGATVGIASLGLIGREVVRKLKPLEVEVIAYDPYISPDDAAELGVQLVGIEELFSRSDVVSIHTPLLESTRNMYGASLLELMPIGATLINTARGALVPTDELVSTLVKRPDVFAVLDVTNPEPLPSGHPFFVLPNVVVTPHIAGSLGSEVGLMGALVAAEIERLTNGEPLHHELTPDGLLLSA; this is translated from the coding sequence TTGGGACCGTCCCGGCTCATTGGTGCTTATGCGATTGGTGAGCAGCATTTTGATGCTGTTTTTCCACAGAATGTTCGAGATCGAATCTCAGCCCGTCTTGAGATGACACATGAGCGAACTGATCCACGACTTCAGGCCGACAATTCGCTTGTAGAGGTTCTGATTACCGGATGGGGAGCACCATATCTCGATGAAGAAGCACTCAAGAGTTTGCCAAAATTACGCTTTGTAATGCATGCGGCAGGCTCGCCTCGGCCGATTATGAGCCAAGCAGCATGGGACCGAGGTATCAGAGTCGTCACAGCTGCAGCGGCGAACGCTATCCCCGTCGCCGATTTCACTGCGGGGCAGGTTCAGTATGCACTCAAGGGTGGTTGGCGAAAGGTGCTGCAGTCTCGTGCACTTCAGAAACCGACATTTTCGACGGGGACACGCGGCGTTACGGGTGCCACGGTTGGAATTGCAAGTCTTGGGCTCATTGGGCGAGAAGTGGTCAGGAAGCTTAAGCCACTAGAAGTTGAGGTAATTGCGTATGACCCCTATATTTCACCGGACGATGCTGCGGAACTCGGTGTGCAACTTGTGGGGATAGAGGAATTGTTCTCACGGTCAGACGTTGTAAGTATTCATACACCTCTGCTTGAAAGCACTCGGAACATGTATGGTGCGTCGCTTCTGGAATTGATGCCGATTGGTGCAACGTTGATCAACACTGCGCGGGGTGCGCTTGTCCCGACTGATGAACTAGTCAGCACGCTTGTCAAACGTCCCGACGTCTTTGCTGTTCTTGATGTCACGAACCCCGAGCCACTCCCGAGCGGCCACCCGTTCTTTGTATTACCGAATGTAGTAGTTACGCCCCATATTGCTGGCAGCCTGGGGTCCGAAGTAGGCCTGATGGGCGCTCTGGTTGCTGCTGAAATTGAGCGACTAACCAATGGTGAACCGTTGCATCATGAACTGACGCCAGACGGCCTGCTGCTCAGCGCCTAG
- a CDS encoding extracellular solute-binding protein, translating to MTKNINEVPLGRRSFIKGAAFGLGAVALGGPLLSACGAPSPSTLAGPSSMVALPTYVAQAIPKPDLEAPNPQVQNTYLRYPAEKITTVKGAVGTGKSVTALVMTYSQPPAALAQNSYWQFINKELNIDFQPVLAAANDFSAKFAATMAGSDIPDMVSIPVFLGLPRVQEMYKSIFQDLSEFLSGDAIKDYPNLANIDTDTWKYCRVDGKIIGIPAQRPTIGRPFLVRKDIFDKLGVNYNPANAAEFEEMCKAVTDPKANRYALSGAAGGWCDDNFAGMFGVPNGWRHESNGSLIRDIETEEFKESVAFRRKLWEGGYWHPDSANQQTANAQALFVSGNIMTFSEGFPRWSTIASGHPDIDIDAMKNFGANGGDGTQLTSRPLFSVTSLKKTEDKERVKELLRILDYLCAPFGSQENFNIAFGVEGSTFEVENGVPTLTKKGSAEKGVSIDRLANGPQSLFSPVPIDDSLKRQFEFQVAIAPIGVSDPAGQYWPITVPRMASLDDQITSGITAVITGRKPVDHVDELANTWRNGGGDELRKKLEAAIAADAK from the coding sequence ATGACTAAGAACATCAATGAAGTTCCGCTCGGTCGGCGTTCATTCATCAAGGGAGCCGCCTTTGGTCTCGGGGCCGTAGCCCTGGGCGGCCCACTTCTATCAGCGTGCGGCGCGCCGTCACCGTCGACCCTGGCCGGACCGTCCTCTATGGTGGCGTTGCCCACCTACGTGGCTCAAGCAATTCCGAAGCCGGACTTGGAAGCGCCAAATCCGCAAGTGCAGAATACCTATCTCCGCTACCCCGCAGAGAAAATTACCACCGTCAAGGGCGCTGTCGGAACTGGCAAGTCGGTGACGGCACTGGTCATGACCTACTCGCAGCCGCCAGCGGCTCTGGCTCAGAACTCCTATTGGCAGTTCATCAACAAAGAGCTCAATATTGATTTTCAGCCCGTACTCGCGGCAGCAAACGACTTCTCGGCAAAGTTTGCAGCGACAATGGCTGGCAGCGATATTCCAGACATGGTGTCCATACCAGTGTTTCTTGGTCTCCCGCGTGTCCAAGAGATGTACAAGTCGATCTTCCAAGACCTGAGCGAATTCCTGTCAGGTGATGCGATCAAGGACTACCCGAATCTTGCAAACATCGACACAGACACGTGGAAGTACTGTCGAGTCGATGGGAAGATCATCGGAATTCCGGCCCAGCGACCCACCATCGGCCGGCCGTTTCTGGTGCGTAAGGACATATTCGACAAACTCGGTGTCAACTACAACCCGGCAAATGCAGCAGAATTTGAAGAAATGTGCAAGGCAGTCACCGATCCAAAAGCGAATAGGTACGCTCTGTCGGGTGCCGCTGGCGGATGGTGCGACGACAACTTTGCTGGGATGTTCGGAGTGCCCAACGGCTGGCGACATGAATCCAATGGGTCTCTCATTCGAGACATTGAAACCGAGGAGTTCAAAGAATCGGTCGCGTTCAGGAGGAAGCTCTGGGAAGGTGGCTACTGGCATCCCGACAGCGCCAATCAGCAGACGGCAAATGCCCAGGCCCTGTTCGTCTCCGGAAATATCATGACGTTTAGTGAGGGTTTCCCACGCTGGTCCACTATTGCCAGCGGGCACCCGGATATTGACATTGACGCGATGAAGAACTTCGGTGCAAATGGTGGCGACGGAACTCAGCTGACCAGCCGACCTCTGTTCTCTGTGACTTCACTGAAGAAGACCGAAGACAAGGAACGTGTAAAAGAGCTGCTGCGCATTTTGGATTATCTGTGTGCGCCCTTCGGTAGCCAGGAGAACTTTAATATTGCCTTCGGCGTTGAAGGCAGCACGTTTGAGGTCGAAAACGGCGTTCCAACGCTAACGAAGAAGGGCAGTGCGGAGAAGGGTGTAAGCATTGACCGCCTGGCCAATGGTCCTCAGTCGCTCTTCTCTCCCGTCCCCATCGACGATAGCCTCAAGCGCCAGTTCGAATTCCAGGTCGCCATTGCTCCTATTGGCGTGAGCGACCCCGCGGGGCAATACTGGCCGATCACTGTGCCGCGAATGGCCTCATTGGATGACCAGATCACGTCCGGCATCACCGCCGTGATTACGGGTCGCAAGCCCGTCGATCATGTGGATGAACTGGCAAATACTTGGCGGAACGGTGGCGGTGACGAGCTTCGCAAGAAACTAGAAGCTGCCATCGCTGCTGACGCAAAGTAA
- a CDS encoding putative transposase, producing the protein MTAQPPLPVAMVLDAVPLGLAGELVRDADGGGTVFLHGQTSFSWDAGDEAGRRWAAVKLAAMKAAGVGEIAAVFDVTPSTVWLWKQLLADGGIIALVPEKKGPKKASLLTGAVITRIVELRSTGLSQQAVGNAVGVSEFSVRRALKIAAEQATTDAADIAAAGNPEPLEPAPAVAQQRELPILPASAPRTAERAAASMLECAAPVFAPAAHIRHAGLFLAFPALETTGLLACAKEVYGALPNGFYGLETVLIDSVLRALAGEARAEGSTRFDPEELGRVLGLDRAPEVKTIRRRIGQLAESGKAQEMIAALAKHHLAGTGPGGEDLAAILYVDGHVRAYQGTKKIGRLYSTRLKFPVPATEETWVTDANGAPVFVVMAAPGASLAAELRDLLPELRTTVGDDRRVLVGFDRGGWSPALFKHMDAAGFDVLTWHKGTTEDIKEDLFKEVTHTDEHGQTRSWSVADTLVDLPLNTTKKTGEVFNIRQISRIVATTGGGTRQIHILTTDKDLPAGEVVYRMGNRWRQENQFRYARMHFELDSHDSYRSSDDNEDRMVPEPAKARAYQKVVAARRHHAEAAAVADLNLLALKTPAQGTDEVTVTSAMHNHVMAPVWEAENALAAAEKIHQGIPAKIRLGDLNPGQQVLDTEVKMIHTGIRMAAYNTAMTIAREIRTNTGYRRANQEAHALMRQMFHQSGDINTTEPGYLTITLDPLPTTAKTAAAAELCNHLTAAETRYPGSNLILKYAIKTKTPALIN; encoded by the coding sequence ATGACTGCTCAACCTCCTCTTCCTGTGGCGATGGTTCTGGATGCTGTGCCGCTGGGTCTGGCCGGGGAACTGGTGAGGGACGCCGATGGTGGTGGCACGGTTTTTCTTCACGGCCAAACTTCGTTTTCCTGGGACGCGGGGGACGAAGCCGGCCGCCGCTGGGCAGCGGTGAAACTAGCGGCGATGAAGGCCGCCGGAGTCGGTGAGATCGCCGCCGTCTTTGATGTCACCCCGTCAACGGTGTGGTTATGGAAGCAGTTGCTGGCTGATGGCGGCATCATCGCTTTAGTGCCGGAAAAGAAGGGGCCAAAGAAAGCTTCCCTACTCACCGGCGCTGTCATCACCCGGATCGTGGAACTGCGCAGCACGGGCCTGTCCCAGCAGGCCGTCGGCAACGCGGTAGGCGTCTCTGAGTTCAGCGTCCGCCGGGCCCTGAAAATCGCTGCGGAACAAGCCACTACTGACGCTGCGGACATAGCCGCCGCGGGTAACCCTGAGCCCCTAGAACCAGCACCCGCTGTTGCGCAACAGCGGGAACTACCGATCTTGCCGGCCTCGGCACCCCGCACGGCCGAGCGAGCCGCTGCCAGCATGCTCGAGTGCGCTGCTCCGGTGTTTGCCCCGGCCGCACATATCCGTCACGCCGGGCTGTTTCTGGCGTTCCCCGCCCTGGAAACCACCGGCCTGCTCGCCTGCGCGAAGGAGGTTTACGGGGCGTTGCCGAATGGGTTCTACGGCCTCGAAACCGTCCTGATCGATAGTGTGCTGCGGGCATTGGCTGGGGAAGCCCGTGCAGAGGGCTCCACCCGTTTTGACCCGGAAGAGCTGGGGCGGGTGTTGGGTTTGGATCGGGCACCTGAAGTGAAAACCATCCGCCGTCGGATCGGCCAACTCGCCGAGAGCGGCAAGGCCCAGGAAATGATCGCCGCCTTGGCCAAACACCATCTGGCCGGCACCGGTCCTGGTGGTGAGGACCTGGCAGCGATCCTCTACGTTGACGGGCATGTGCGCGCCTATCAGGGCACGAAAAAGATCGGGCGGCTCTACTCCACGAGGTTGAAGTTCCCGGTCCCGGCGACCGAGGAAACCTGGGTCACCGACGCGAACGGCGCCCCCGTGTTCGTTGTCATGGCCGCACCGGGTGCGTCCCTGGCCGCCGAACTACGCGACCTGCTGCCGGAACTGCGCACAACTGTCGGGGACGACCGCCGGGTGCTGGTTGGTTTTGACCGTGGCGGCTGGTCACCGGCACTGTTCAAACACATGGATGCGGCTGGTTTTGATGTGCTGACCTGGCACAAAGGCACCACCGAAGACATCAAGGAAGACCTCTTCAAAGAGGTCACCCATACCGATGAACACGGCCAGACACGGTCCTGGTCGGTCGCTGACACGCTCGTTGACCTGCCCCTGAACACCACCAAGAAAACTGGGGAAGTGTTCAACATCCGCCAGATCAGCCGCATCGTGGCCACCACCGGTGGCGGCACCCGGCAAATCCATATCCTGACCACAGACAAAGACCTTCCTGCCGGGGAGGTCGTGTATCGGATGGGGAACAGGTGGCGGCAGGAAAACCAGTTCCGCTACGCCCGCATGCACTTCGAGCTCGACTCCCATGACTCCTACCGTTCAAGCGATGACAACGAGGACCGGATGGTGCCGGAACCAGCGAAGGCCCGCGCCTACCAAAAAGTTGTTGCCGCCCGGCGCCACCACGCAGAAGCAGCAGCCGTGGCCGATCTGAACCTGCTGGCCCTGAAAACCCCGGCCCAGGGCACGGATGAAGTCACGGTGACCAGCGCCATGCACAACCACGTCATGGCACCAGTATGGGAAGCAGAAAATGCCTTGGCTGCTGCTGAAAAGATTCATCAGGGAATCCCGGCGAAGATCCGCCTCGGCGACCTGAACCCCGGCCAGCAAGTCCTGGATACCGAGGTGAAGATGATCCACACCGGCATCCGGATGGCCGCCTACAACACCGCGATGACGATCGCCCGGGAGATCCGCACCAACACCGGCTACCGTCGCGCGAACCAGGAAGCCCACGCCCTCATGCGCCAGATGTTCCATCAGAGTGGCGACATCAACACCACCGAGCCCGGATACCTGACCATCACCTTGGACCCGCTACCGACCACAGCGAAAACTGCGGCCGCCGCCGAACTCTGCAACCACCTGACCGCCGCCGAAACCCGCTACCCCGGCAGCAACCTGATCCTCAAATACGCCATCAAAACCAAGACCCCGGCTCTTATCAATTAA
- a CDS encoding substrate-binding domain-containing protein produces MAGNEQKVTILREIDHMLPTERHELILKELATHGSLTIADFAERVGFSGMTVRRDLDELAAKGILERVHGGAIPLLAPDAKSVANQLWTAGNGAATIGMLVPQSGYYFSGIIRGAEAAAAQLGVRLVLAVSNYSAADEYRQVKRLLNVGVNGLLVTPSSAVLDGQEIMELLSSAEVPVVIVERSIDEVHEEGNLEAVRSDHVRGAEIAVNHLISLGHQRIALLMHEGNPTAPAVAMGYRKALSRSSMPVNEAMIMGLPQLHEDPDIRHEMLPKIVENCLSGGATAMIVVNDEAAIQLTNVVLERGIDVPAAMSIVSYDDEVAALAEVPLTAVAPPKFDVGVQAVRTCFARMSGSSSLTTAAFQRINLSPILTVRESTGPVRPSI; encoded by the coding sequence ATGGCTGGTAATGAACAAAAAGTAACAATACTTAGGGAGATCGACCACATGCTACCAACTGAGAGACATGAGCTCATTCTCAAGGAACTTGCGACGCATGGTTCACTCACCATCGCGGATTTCGCGGAGCGTGTGGGGTTCTCGGGGATGACCGTTCGGCGGGACTTGGATGAACTAGCAGCCAAGGGGATCTTGGAAAGAGTTCATGGTGGCGCGATTCCCCTCCTGGCACCAGACGCCAAGAGTGTCGCCAACCAGTTGTGGACGGCTGGAAACGGCGCAGCAACGATCGGTATGTTAGTTCCGCAATCTGGCTACTATTTTTCGGGCATTATTAGGGGCGCCGAAGCTGCTGCAGCTCAACTTGGTGTGCGGCTGGTACTTGCAGTGTCCAACTACTCGGCCGCGGATGAGTATCGCCAGGTGAAGCGTTTGCTCAATGTCGGAGTGAATGGACTCCTGGTAACTCCCAGTTCGGCGGTTCTGGATGGCCAGGAGATTATGGAACTCCTGTCGAGTGCTGAAGTTCCGGTTGTGATCGTTGAGCGGTCCATTGATGAAGTTCACGAGGAAGGTAACCTCGAGGCCGTACGAAGCGATCACGTCAGGGGGGCCGAGATCGCGGTGAACCATTTGATCTCTCTGGGTCATCAACGTATTGCCTTGTTGATGCATGAGGGCAATCCAACTGCTCCCGCCGTAGCAATGGGCTATCGGAAGGCATTGTCACGAAGCTCCATGCCGGTCAACGAGGCCATGATCATGGGCCTTCCCCAGCTTCACGAAGATCCGGATATACGCCACGAGATGCTCCCTAAGATCGTTGAAAATTGTCTTTCGGGGGGCGCTACGGCCATGATTGTCGTCAATGATGAAGCGGCTATTCAGCTGACGAATGTTGTACTTGAGCGGGGTATCGACGTTCCTGCGGCCATGTCTATCGTCTCTTACGATGACGAAGTCGCTGCGCTGGCCGAAGTGCCATTGACCGCAGTCGCGCCACCAAAGTTTGATGTTGGCGTTCAGGCCGTCAGGACTTGTTTCGCTAGGATGTCTGGGTCATCTAGCTTGACCACAGCAGCTTTTCAGAGGATCAATTTATCTCCGATCCTCACAGTCAGGGAGTCGACTGGGCCCGTGCGTCCGTCAATCTAG